Proteins found in one bacterium genomic segment:
- a CDS encoding thiamine pyrophosphate-dependent enzyme, producing MTVKEYLAVVLRKHGVEHIFGVPADFVIEFFKYLDEGELIQAVRMNDEPQAGFAADAYARVKGLGAVLVTYGAGGFKVVNSAAQAYVEESPVLFISGAPSRQEYLRGADLLHYRIHHVVKDADDQLRVFDQVTGMAERIDDIYTAKSRIHRLIDFIVANKLPGYLEVPRNMWGAELPEDNASDRYRYEPPKTDSRSLSDGLAEAVRLIDSSHRPVFWVDTEVQRHGLQDKVLEIADRCGIPICTTLFGKSAIDENETMHLGVYVGAQTASNKYEDDSVRCYVETSDCVIMLGVNFSDFNFGIGTVHLSESAHLINARRNGLKVDCAMYSGVPLYEFVAGLARSGLARHEFVAPQSAPEFVKPAEDTPLDSDLFFNLLNRRITTDTIVVSDIGDCLFGAGKLDTSFTRFLAPGVYGSMGWSVAAALGAKAAERSLRPFVIVGDGAMVMGQESVLAKLSEMKFNPVIFVLNNQGYATLEGAAPGRYNYIPLYSFENLAAVYGGQGFVAGTVGELERVLDQAAGVTDEPWLVNIVLPRMGRTRALSRVSSELGKGVGQGAGA from the coding sequence ATGACAGTCAAGGAATACCTCGCCGTCGTACTCAGAAAGCATGGAGTGGAACATATTTTCGGCGTGCCGGCCGATTTCGTGATCGAGTTCTTCAAATACCTGGACGAGGGCGAACTGATCCAGGCCGTGCGGATGAACGACGAGCCGCAGGCCGGGTTCGCCGCGGATGCCTACGCCCGGGTAAAGGGGCTGGGCGCGGTCCTGGTGACTTACGGGGCGGGCGGGTTCAAGGTGGTCAACAGTGCGGCCCAGGCTTATGTCGAGGAAAGCCCGGTGCTGTTCATCAGCGGCGCGCCCTCGCGCCAGGAGTATCTTCGCGGCGCCGACTTGCTCCACTATCGCATCCACCACGTGGTTAAGGACGCGGATGACCAGCTCAGGGTATTCGACCAGGTGACCGGCATGGCCGAGCGCATCGATGACATCTACACGGCCAAGAGCCGCATCCACCGCCTGATCGATTTCATCGTGGCCAATAAGCTGCCGGGCTATCTGGAGGTGCCGCGCAACATGTGGGGGGCCGAGTTGCCCGAGGACAACGCCTCCGACCGCTACCGCTACGAGCCACCCAAGACCGACTCGCGCTCGTTGAGCGATGGCCTGGCCGAGGCGGTGCGGTTGATCGACTCCAGCCACAGGCCCGTGTTCTGGGTCGACACCGAGGTCCAGCGCCACGGCCTGCAAGACAAGGTGCTCGAGATCGCCGACCGCTGCGGGATACCGATCTGCACCACTTTATTCGGCAAGAGCGCGATCGATGAGAACGAAACAATGCACCTGGGGGTCTATGTCGGGGCGCAGACCGCCTCCAACAAGTACGAGGACGACTCCGTGCGATGTTATGTCGAGACAAGCGACTGCGTGATCATGCTGGGGGTCAATTTCTCGGATTTCAATTTCGGGATCGGCACCGTGCACCTGTCCGAGAGCGCACACCTGATCAACGCCCGGCGCAACGGGCTAAAAGTCGACTGCGCCATGTACTCGGGAGTCCCGCTCTACGAGTTCGTGGCCGGCCTGGCCCGGTCCGGGCTTGCCAGGCACGAGTTTGTCGCGCCGCAGTCCGCGCCCGAGTTCGTGAAACCCGCAGAGGACACCCCCCTGGACTCGGACCTGTTTTTCAACCTGCTCAACCGGCGGATCACCACGGACACGATTGTCGTCTCCGACATCGGCGACTGCCTTTTCGGCGCGGGCAAGCTCGACACCTCGTTCACCCGGTTCCTGGCGCCGGGGGTCTACGGCAGCATGGGCTGGTCCGTGGCCGCGGCCCTGGGGGCCAAGGCGGCCGAGCGCAGCCTGCGGCCGTTCGTAATCGTGGGTGACGGTGCGATGGTGATGGGCCAGGAGTCGGTGCTGGCGAAGCTGAGCGAGATGAAATTCAACCCGGTGATCTTTGTGCTGAACAACCAGGGGTACGCCACCCTTGAGGGAGCGGCCCCTGGGCGTTACAATTACATACCGCTGTACAGCTTTGAAAACCTGGCCGCGGTTTACGGCGGGCAGGGGTTCGTGGCCGGCACGGTGGGTGAGTTGGAGCGGGTGCTCGACCAGGCTGCCGGAGTGACAGACGAGCCCTGGCTGGTCAACATTGTCCTGCCGCGGATGGGCCGGACCCGGGCGTTGAGCCGGGTCAGCTCCGAGCTGGGCAAGGGCGTGGGGCAGGGCGCCGGAGCTTGA
- the ispG gene encoding flavodoxin-dependent (E)-4-hydroxy-3-methylbut-2-enyl-diphosphate synthase, whose translation MKDSSPLSPRRQTRSVKVGPLRIGSAHPVLVQSMTNTDTRDVAATLAQIEALQRAGCELVRLAVPDSGAAAALGEIVKASPLPVAADIHFDHRLALAALEAGVAKLRLNPGNIGSAERVRAVAREASARKVPIRIGVNAGSLEKSLLEIHGGPTAAALAESALGHCSLLEDCGFCDIVVSLKASDVPTTVRANRIFAAQRDYPVHLGVTEAGTRLRGAVLSAAGLGILLAEGIGDTLRVSLTADPVEEIGVAWRILTALGLRKRGVEIVSCPTCGRTEIDLIGMAEEVERRLAAVDKPLTVAVMGCVVNGPGEARQADFGIAGGRGSGLVFRRGEIVAKVKESELVDTLVRLIEEDSADTDARKA comes from the coding sequence GTGAAAGACTCCTCTCCGCTCAGCCCGCGCCGTCAGACACGCAGTGTCAAGGTCGGACCGCTCCGGATCGGCTCGGCGCACCCGGTGCTGGTGCAGTCGATGACCAACACCGACACCCGGGACGTGGCCGCGACCCTGGCCCAGATCGAGGCCCTGCAGCGGGCGGGCTGCGAGCTGGTCCGTCTGGCAGTGCCCGACAGCGGCGCGGCGGCGGCCCTGGGGGAGATAGTGAAAGCCTCGCCTCTGCCCGTGGCCGCGGACATCCACTTTGACCACCGTCTGGCCCTGGCCGCTCTGGAGGCCGGGGTGGCCAAGCTGCGGCTGAACCCCGGCAATATCGGGTCAGCCGAGCGGGTGCGCGCGGTGGCCCGCGAGGCCTCCGCACGCAAGGTGCCGATCCGGATCGGGGTCAACGCCGGCTCACTGGAGAAATCGCTGCTGGAGATTCACGGCGGCCCCACGGCCGCGGCCCTGGCCGAAAGCGCTCTGGGCCATTGCAGCCTTCTGGAGGACTGCGGGTTCTGCGATATCGTGGTCTCGCTCAAAGCCTCGGATGTGCCCACCACGGTGCGCGCCAACCGCATTTTCGCCGCGCAGCGGGATTACCCGGTGCACCTGGGAGTGACCGAGGCCGGCACCCGTTTGCGCGGGGCGGTCCTGAGCGCGGCCGGCCTGGGTATCCTTCTGGCCGAGGGGATCGGGGACACGCTGCGGGTGAGCCTCACCGCCGACCCGGTGGAGGAGATCGGCGTGGCCTGGCGTATCCTGACCGCCCTGGGGCTGCGCAAGCGGGGAGTGGAGATAGTTAGCTGCCCCACCTGCGGACGGACCGAAATCGACCTGATCGGGATGGCCGAGGAGGTGGAGCGCCGTCTGGCCGCGGTGGACAAGCCGCTCACCGTGGCGGTGATGGGCTGCGTGGTCAACGGCCCGGGCGAGGCGCGCCAGGCCGATTTCGGGATCGCGGGCGGGAGAGGATCGGGGCTGGTGTTCCGCCGGGGCGAGATCGTGGCCAAGGTGAAAGAGAGCGAGCTGGTGGACACGCTGGTGCGGCTGATCGAGGAGGATTCGGCTGATACGGACGCCCGGAAAGCATGA
- a CDS encoding DUF4091 domain-containing protein, translating to MKSTLSVLALLTLCAAASLSAARSVYVVPAENRVRMLDEKIPTSDFLWSARENVIKLAGAGGERLRFQVVAAVERDTLRQVCFKWGELKSGQSVLPAAALKPFLAALVRVYAPSGKEGAVGWFQDPLAPLAEPLDIFPDRWQSRKDQTFWLELDIPRGQPAGVYEGALDIVCSDSLLAHLPLRLTVHPFDLPASGHLFALFNCSKGWLGRYYTERRLQGRSLDDVLAQYFDFMLDRGIQPWFNPLLQPKTTDKEDGLSLEWPDPALEKHYLNHPAYSRVTFPARPRGLDDDDDNGGEEGLSPAAERKVKDWVGGIYEHYKANGWLDKLTFFGPIDEPNSRAAYEDLIRWGQIVHEAAPGAGYQVTEQPLPQEPDWPPLSSVATDWVVHGSNLESNREEIARLIGRGQHASWYISCDQLYPMANYFIDMTAADSRAVAWITRRYGMQGMLYWAVNYWPEVVSPWRDPVTWKRSECNSPLAGEGSLLYPGEEIRSYCRQPDVAGPVSSVRFEMLHKGMQDVEYLFLLDSLGRKADADRLCRDMVISAEVFSREPERYEQVKAEAARLIAETLKKSKGKLK from the coding sequence ATGAAAAGCACCCTGTCTGTCCTGGCTCTCCTGACGCTCTGCGCTGCCGCCTCTCTTTCCGCCGCCCGCTCCGTGTATGTGGTCCCGGCGGAGAACCGTGTCCGCATGCTGGATGAGAAAATCCCCACCAGCGATTTTCTCTGGTCCGCGCGCGAGAATGTAATCAAGCTGGCCGGGGCCGGGGGCGAGCGCCTTCGCTTTCAGGTCGTGGCCGCGGTGGAGCGCGACACCCTTCGCCAAGTGTGCTTCAAGTGGGGCGAGCTGAAATCCGGCCAGTCGGTGTTGCCCGCCGCGGCGCTCAAGCCGTTCCTGGCCGCCCTGGTGCGGGTCTACGCCCCCAGCGGCAAGGAGGGCGCTGTCGGCTGGTTCCAGGACCCGCTCGCCCCGCTGGCCGAGCCGCTGGACATATTCCCTGACCGCTGGCAGAGCCGCAAGGACCAGACATTCTGGCTCGAGCTGGACATCCCCCGCGGGCAGCCAGCCGGGGTGTACGAGGGCGCGCTCGACATTGTCTGCTCGGACAGCCTGCTCGCCCATCTTCCCCTGCGCCTGACTGTCCATCCGTTCGACCTTCCCGCATCCGGCCACCTGTTCGCCCTGTTCAACTGCAGCAAGGGCTGGCTGGGACGCTATTATACCGAGCGACGCCTGCAGGGACGCAGCCTGGATGACGTTCTGGCGCAGTATTTCGATTTCATGCTCGACCGGGGAATCCAGCCCTGGTTCAACCCGCTCCTGCAGCCCAAGACCACGGATAAGGAGGACGGCCTGAGCCTGGAATGGCCCGACCCGGCGCTGGAAAAGCACTACCTGAACCACCCGGCCTACAGCCGGGTGACTTTCCCGGCCCGTCCGCGGGGTCTGGATGACGACGACGATAACGGGGGAGAAGAGGGCCTCTCGCCCGCGGCCGAGCGCAAGGTGAAAGACTGGGTGGGCGGAATCTACGAGCATTACAAGGCCAACGGCTGGCTGGACAAGCTCACCTTTTTCGGGCCGATCGACGAGCCCAATTCGCGCGCGGCCTACGAGGATCTGATCCGCTGGGGCCAGATTGTGCACGAGGCCGCCCCGGGTGCGGGCTACCAGGTGACAGAGCAGCCACTGCCCCAGGAGCCTGACTGGCCGCCGCTTTCCTCTGTGGCTACGGACTGGGTGGTGCACGGCTCCAACCTGGAGAGTAACCGGGAGGAGATAGCCCGCCTGATCGGCCGGGGCCAGCACGCGAGCTGGTACATCTCCTGCGACCAGCTCTACCCGATGGCCAACTATTTCATCGACATGACCGCCGCCGACTCGCGGGCCGTGGCCTGGATCACCCGCCGCTACGGCATGCAGGGCATGCTCTACTGGGCGGTGAACTACTGGCCCGAGGTGGTGAGTCCCTGGCGCGACCCGGTGACCTGGAAACGCTCGGAGTGCAACTCGCCCCTGGCCGGCGAGGGCTCGCTGCTCTACCCGGGCGAGGAGATACGCTCCTACTGCAGGCAGCCGGATGTGGCCGGCCCGGTCAGCTCGGTGCGTTTCGAGATGCTGCACAAGGGGATGCAGGACGTGGAATACCTGTTCCTTCTCGACTCCCTGGGAAGAAAAGCGGATGCCGACCGTCTGTGCCGCGACATGGTGATCTCGGCCGAGGTGTTCTCACGCGAGCCGGAGCGCTACGAACAGGTCAAGGCCGAGGCGGCGCGCCTGATCGCCGAGACGCTGAAAAAGAGCAAGGGCAAATTGAAATAA